The window NNNNNNNNNNNNNNNNNNNNNNNNNNNNNNNNNNNNNNNNNNNNNNNNNNNNNNNNNNNNNNNNNNNNNNNNNNNNNNNNNNNNNNNNNNNNNNNNNNNNNNNNNNNNNNNNNNNNNNNNNNNNNNNNNNNNNNNNNNNNNNNNNNNNNNNNNNNNNNNNNNNNNNNNNNNNNNNNNNNNNNNNNNNNNNNNNNNNNNNNNNNNNNNNNNNNNNNNNNNNNNNNNNNNNNNNNNNNNNNNNNNNNNNNNNNNNNNNNNNNNNNNNNNNNNNNNNNNNNNNNNNNNNNNNNNNNNNNNNNNNNNNNNNNNNNNNNNNNNNNNNNNNNNNNNNNNNNNNNNNNNNNNNNNNNNNNNNNNNNNNNNNNNNNNNNNNNNNNNNNNNNNNNNNNNNNNNNNNNNNNNNNNNNNNNNNNNNNNNNNNNNNNNNNNNNNNNNNNNNNNNNNNNNNNNNNNNNNNNNNNNNNNNNNNNNNNNNNNNNNNNNNNNNNNNNNNNNNNNNNNNNNNNNNNNNNNNNNNNNNNNNNNNNNNNNNNNNNNNNNNNNNNNNNNNNNNNNNNNNNNNNNNNNNNNNNNNNNNNNNNNNNNNNNNNNNNNNNNNNNNNNNNNNNNNNNNNNNNNNNNNNNNNNNNNNNNNNNNNNNNNNNNNNNNNNNNNNNNNNNNNNNNNNNNNNNNNNNNNNNNNNNNNNNNNNNNNNNNNNNNNNNNNNNNNNNNNNNNNNNNNNNNNNNNNNNNNNNNNNNNNNNNNNNNNNNNNNNNNNNNNNNNNNNNNNNNNNNNNNNNNNNNNNNNNNNNNNNNNNNNNNNNNNNNNNNNNNNNNNNNNNNNNNNNNNNNNNNNNNNNNNNNNNNNNNNNNNNNNNNNNNNNNNNNNNNNNNNNNNNNNNNNNNNNNNNNNNNNNNNNNNNNNNNNNNNNNNNNNNNNNNNNNNNNNNNNNNNNNNNNNNNNNNNNNNNNNNNNNNNNNNNNNNNNNNNNNNNNNNNNNNNNNNNNNNNNNNNNNNNNNNNNNNNNNNNNNNNNNNNNNNNNNNNNNNNNNNNNNNNNNNNNNNNNNNNNNNNNNNNNNNNNNNNNNNNNNNNNNNNNNNNNNNNNNNNNNNNNNNNNNNNNNNNNNNNNNNNNNNNNNNNNNNNNNNNNNNNNNNNNNNNNNNNNNNNNNNNNNNNNNNNNNNNNNNNNNNNNNNNNNNNNNNNNNNNNNNNNNNNNNNNNNNNNNNNNNNNNNNNNNNNNNNNNNNNNNNNNNNNNNNNNNNNNNNNNNNNNNNNNNNNNNNNNNNNNNNNNNNNNNNNNNNNNNNNNNNNNNNNNNNNNNNNNNNNNNNNNNNNNNNNNNNNNNNNNNNNNNNNNNNNNNNNNNNNNNNNNNNNNNNNNNNNNNNNNNNNNNNNNNNNNNNNNNNNNNNNNNNNNNNNNNNNNNNNNNNNNNNNNNNNNNNNNNNNNNNNNNNNNNNNNNNNNNNNNNNNNNNNNNNNNNNNNNNNNNNNNNNNNNNNNNNNNNNNNNNNNNNNNNNNNNNNNNNNNNNNNNNNNNNNNNNNNNNNNNNNNNNNNNNNNNNNNNNNNNNNNNNNNNNNNNNNNNNNNNNNNNNNNNNNNNNNNNNNNNNNNNNNNNNNNNNNNNNNNNNNNNNNNNNNNNNNNNNNNNNNNNNNNNNNNNNNNNNNNNNNNNNNNNNNNNNNNNNNNNNNNNNNNNNNNNNNNNNNNNNNNNNNNNNNNNNNNNNNNNNNNNNNNNNNNNNNNNNNNNNNNNNNNNNNNNNNNNNNNNNNNNNNNNNNNNNNNNNNNNNNNNNNNNNNNNNNNNNNNNNNNNNNNNNNNNNNNNNNNNNNNNNNNNNNNNNNNNNNNNNNNNNNNNNNNNNNNNNNNNNNNNNNNNNNNNNNNNNNNNNNNNNNNNNNNNNNNNNNNNNNNNNNNNNNNNNNNNNNNNNNNNNNNNNNNNNNNNNNNNNNNNNNNNNNNNNNNNNNNNNNNNNNNNNNNNNNNNNNNNNNNNNNNNNNNNNNNNNNNNNNNNNNNNNNNNNNNNNNNNNNNNNNNNNNNNNNNNNNNNNNNNNNNNNNNNNNNNNNNNNNNNNNNNNNNNNNNNNNNNNNNNNNNNNNNNNNNNNNNNNNNNNNNNNNNNNNNNNNNNNNNNNNNNNNNNNNNNNNNNNNNNNNNNNNNNNNNNNNNNNNNNNNNNNNNNNNNNNNNNNNNNNNNNNNNNNNNNNNNNNNNNNNNNNNNNNNNNNNNNNNNNNNNNNNNNNNNNNNNNNNNNNNNNNNNNNNNNNNNNNNNNNNNNNNNNNNNNNNNNNNNNNNNNNNNNNNNNNNNNNNNNNNNNNNNNNNNNNNNNNNNNNNNNNNNNNNNNNNNNNNNNNNNNNNNNNNNNNNNNNNNNNNNNNNNNNNNNNNNNNNNNNNNNNNNNNNNNNNNNNNNNNNNNNNNNNNNNNNNNNNNNNNNNNNNNNNNNNNNNNNNNNNNNNNNNNNNNNNNNNNNNNNNNNNNNNNNNNNNNNNNNNNNNNNNNNNNNNNNNNNNNNNNNNNNNNNNNNNNNNNNNNNNNNNNNNNNNNNNNNNNNNNNNNNNNNNNNNNNNNNNNNNNNNNNNNNNNNNNNNNNNNNNNNNNNNNNNNNNNNNNNNNNNNNNNNNNNNNNNNNNNNNNNNNNNNNNNNNNNNNNNNNNNNNNNNNNNNNNNNNNNNNNNNNNNNNNNNNNNNNNNNNNNNNNNNNNNNNNNNNNNNNNNNNNNNNNNNNNNNNNNNNNNNNNNNNNNNNNNNNNNNNNNNNNNNNNNNNNNNNNNNNNNNNNNNNNNNNNNNNNNNNNNNNNNNNNNNNNNNNNNNNNNNNNNNNNNNNNNNNNNNNNNNNNNNNNNNNNNNNNNNNNNNNNNNNNNNNNNNNNNNNNNNNNNNNNNNNNNNNNNNNNNNNNNNNNNNNNNNNNNNNNNNNNNNNNNNNNNNNNNNNNNNNNNNNNNNNNNNNNNNNNNNNNNNNNNNNNNNNNNNNNNNNNNNNNNNNNNNNNNNNNNNNNNNNNNNNNNNNNNNNNNNNNNNNNNNNNNNNNNNNNNNNNNNNNNNNNNNNNNNNNNNNNNNNNNNNNNNNNNNNNNNNNNNNNNNNNNNNNNNNNNNNNNNNNNNNNNNNNNNNNNNNNNNNNNNNNNNNNNNNNNNNNNNNNNNNNNNNNNNNNNNNNNNNNNNNNNNNNNNNNNNNNNNNNNNNNNNNNNNNNNNNNNNNNNNNNNNNNNNNNNNNNNNNNNNNNNNNNNNNNNNNNNNNNNNNNNNNNNNNNNNNNNNNNNNNNNNNNNNNNNNNNNNNNNNNNNNNNNNNNNNNNNNNNNNNNNNNNNNNNNNNNNNNNNNNNNNNNNNNNNNNNNNNNNNNNNNNNNNNNNNNNNNNNNNNNNNNNNNNNNNNNNNNNNNNNNNNNNNNNNNNNNNNNNNNNNNNNNNNNNNNNNNNNNNNNNNNNNNNNNNNNNNNNNNNNNNNNNNNNNNNNNNNNNNNNNNNNNNNNNNNNNNNNNNNNNNNNNNNNNNNNNNNNNNNNNNNNNNNNNNNNNNNNNNNNNNNNNNNNNNNNNNNNNNNNNNNNNNNNNNNNNNNNNNNNNNNNNNNNNNNNNNNNNNNNNNNNNNNNNNNNNNNNNNNNNNNNNNNNNNNNNNNNNNNNNNNNNNNNNNNNNNNNNNNNNNNNNNNNNNNNNNNNNNNNNNNNNNNNNNNNNNNNNNNNNNNNNNNNNNNNNNNNNNNNNNNNNNNNNNNNNNNNNNNNNNNNNNNNNNNNNNNNNNNNNNNNNNNNNNNNNNNNNNNNNNNNNNNNNNNNNNNNNNNNNNNNNNNNNNNNNNNNNNNNNNNNNNNNNNNNNNNNNNNNNNNNNNNNNNNNNNNNNNNNNNNNNNNNNNNNNNNNNNNNNNNNNNNNNNNNNNNNNNNNNNNNNNNNNNNNNNNNNNNNNNNNNNNNNNNNNNNNNNNNNNNNNNNNNNNNNNNNNNNNNNNNNNNNNNNNNNNNNNNNNNNNNNNNNNNNNNNNNNNNNNNNNNNNNNNNNNNNNNNNNNNNNNNNNNNNNNNNNNNNNNNNNNNNNNNNNNNNNNNNNNNNNNNNNNNNNNNNNNNNNNNNNNNNNNNNNNNNNNNNNNNNNNNNNNNNNNNNNNNNNNNNNNNNNNNNNNNNNNNNNNNNNNNNNNNNNNNNNNNNNNNNNNNNNNNNNNNNNNNNNNNNNNNNNNNNNNNNNNNNNNNNNNNNNNNNNNNNNNNNNNNNNNNNNNNNNNNNNNNNNNNNNNNNNNNNNNNNNNNNNNNNNNNNNNNNNNNNNNNNNNNNNNNNNNNNNNNNNNNNNNNNNNNNNNNNNNNNNNNNNNNNNNNNNNNNNNNNNNNNNNNNNNNNNNNNNNNNNNNNNNNNNNNNNNNNNNNNNNNNNNNNNNNNNNNNNNNNNNNNNNNNNNNNNNNNNNNNNNNNNNNNNNNNNNNNNNNNNNNNNNNNNNNNNNNNNNNNNNNNNNNNNNNNNNNNNNNNNNNNNNNNNNNNNNNNNNNNNNNNNNNNNNNNNNNNNNNNNNNNNNNNNNNNNNNNNNNNNNNNNNNNNNNNNNNNNNNNNNNNNNNNNNNNNNNNNNNNNNNNNNNNNNNNNNNNNNNNNNNNNNNNNNNNNNNNNNNNNNNNNNNNNNNNNNNNNNNNNNNNNNNNNNNNNNNNNNNNNNNNNNNNNNNNNNNNNNNNNNNNNNNNNNNNNNNNNNNNNNNNNNNNNNNNNNNNNNNNNNNNNNNNNNNNNNNNNNNNNNNNNNNNNNNNNNNNNNNNNNNNNNNNNNNNNNNNNNNNNNNNNNNNNNNNNNNNNNNNNNNNNNNNNNNNNNNNNNNNNNNNNNNNNNNNNNNNNNNNNNNNNNNNNNNNNNNNNNNNNNNNNNNNNNNNNNNNNNNNNNNNNNNNNNNNNNNNNNNNNNNNNNNNNNNNNNNNNNNNNNNNNNNNNNNNNNNNNNNNNNNNNNNNNNNNNNNNNNNNNNNNNNNNNNNNNNNNNNNNNNNNNNNNNNNNNNNNNNNNNNNNNNNNNNNNNNNNNNNNNNNNNNNNNNNNNNNNNNNNNNNNNNNNNNNNNNNNNNNNNNNNNNNNNNNNNNNNNNNNNNNNNNNNNNNNNNNNNNNNNNNNNNNNNNNNNNNNNNNNNNNNNNNNNNNNNNNNNNNNNNNNNNNNNNNNNNNNNNNNNNNNNNNNNNNNNNNNNNNNNNNNNNNNNNNNNNNNNNNNNNNNNNNNNNNNNNNNNNNNNNNNNNNNNNNNNNNNNNNNNNNNNNNNNNNNNNNNNNNNNNNNNNNNNNNNNNNNNNNNNNNNNNNNNNNNNNNNNNNNNNNNNNNNNNNNNNNNNNNNNNNNNNNNNNNNNNNNNNNNNNNNNNNNNNNNNNNNNNNNNNNNNNNNNNNNNNNNNNNNNNNNNNNNNNNNNNNNNNNNNNNNNNNNNNNNNNNNNNNNNNNNNNNNNNNNNNNNNNNNNNNNNNNNNNNNNNNNNNNNNNNNNNNNNNNNNNNNNNNNNNNNNNNNNNNNNNNNNNNNNNNNNNNNNNNNNNNNNNNNNNNNNNNNNNNNNNNNNNNNNNNNNNNNNNNNNNNNNNNNNNNNNNNNNNNNNNNNNNNNNNNNNNNNNNNNNNNNNNNNNNNNNNNNNNNNNNNNNNNNNNNNNNNNNNNNNNNNNNNNNNNNNNNNNNNNNNNNNNNNNNNNNNNNNNNNNNNNNNNNNNNNNNNNNNNNNNNNNNNNNNNNNNNNNNNNNNNNNNNNNNNNNNNNNNNNNNNNNNNNNNNNNNNNNNNNNNNNNNNNNNNNNNNNNNNNNNNNNNNNNNNNNNNNNNNNNNNNNNNNNNNNNNNNNNNNNNNNNNNNNNNNNNNNNNNNNNNNNNNNNNNNNNNNNNNNNNNNNNNNNNNNNNNNNNNNNNNNNNNNNNNNNNNNNNNNNNNNNNNNNNNNNNNNNNNNNNNNNNNNNNNNNNNNNNNNNNNNNNNNNNNNNNNNNNNNNNNNNNNNNNNNNNNNNNNNNNNNNNNNNNNNNNNNNNNNNNNNNNNNNNNNNNNNNNNNNNNNNNNNNNNNNNNNNNNNNNNNNNNNNNNNNNNNNNNNNNNNNNNNNNNNNNNNNNNNNNNNNNNNNNNNNNNNNNNNNNNNNNNNNNNNNNNNNNNNNNNNNNNNNNNNNNNNNNNNNNNNNNNNNNNNNNNNNNNNNNNNNNNNNNNNNNNNNNNNNNNNNNNNNNNNNNNNNNNNNNNNNNNNNNNNNNNNNNNNNNNNNNNNNNNNNNNNNNNNNNNNNNNNNNNNNNNNNNNNNNNNNNNNNNNNNNNNNNNNNNNNNNNNNNNNNNNNNNNNNNNNNNNNNNTTTATAATAAATCCCAAATGCtgtcaaagaaaaacaaatctgAAAGTTTCTAGATGGATTGAATAGTCAATGGATTCATATCGACGgcattatttcttaaaattataccAAGGAGAATGTACTCGGTCCAAGTGCTATAAGAAGAATAAATTATGCTTTCTAATTCCTATAAGAATACTAATTTGAGATCTGTCCAAAATGTTAGAACTCATGAAAGTTTGACTCTGAAGTTTGAAAAAGTCTTAGTTAGACTTAGtctttgttattgttttatatcaGATTTTTGCTCCATAATTTCTGTTTTCAGTTAGTAGAAGTAGTGCCAATAAAATCTGAAAGTAGATGAGATTTTTTTGCAATTTCTGTTTGGTtgtaagcctataaataggcattCTCATTTGTGAAATATATGGGTGCCTTCCTTCAATTCTTAactctcaaattatttatttttctctgtaagttctagttttttttatagattctgacactggtatcagagcccgtTCCTACGGGTTGTGAGGCAAAGTTTCTTTGAGTGTTTTGAGTGCTAAACACAGTGAGTTTGagtgatttattttttcagGTAATTGTGGTGCAAACATGTCTACTTTCAGTAGTACTTCCTCTGTTATTCCAGTGCTTAATGGTAAACACTATTACATTTGGGCTGTCAAGATGAGGTTTTACTTAAGGTCTCAAGGTTTGTGGAATGTTGTGATGTCTGAAACTGATCCACCACCATTGGGAGCAAATCCTACAGTTGCTCAGATGAAAGCATATGAGGAGGAAAAACTCAAGAAAGACAAAGCCATCACCTGCCTACATTCAGGACTTGCAAACCACATCTTCACCAAAATCATGGACTTGGAAACTCCTAAACAGGTATGGGACAAGCTCCAAGGTGAATTTGAGGGCAGTGACAGAGTCAAAATTTTCAGGCTTCTCACATTGAAAAGAGAGTTTGAATTGATGAAGATGAAAGACAATGAACCTGTGAAAGATTATTCTAGCAAGTTAATGGATGTCGTAAACCAAATGAGGCTTCTTGGTGAGGCATTTACAGATCAAAAGGTGGTAGAAAAGATCATGGTTTCAGTGCCTCAAAAGTTTGAAGCCAAGATCTCTGCAATTGAAAAGTCTTGTGAGTTGCAAAGTCTCACAATTGCAAAGTTAACCAACAAGCTTCATGCGCAGGAGCAAAGGGTCTTAATGAGAGGTGATGAAGCTACTAAAGGTGCTTTTCAAGCAAATCATAAGGGAAAGAGTTCTGGAAACCTGTAAGGAAAGAAGTTCTTCAAGAACAACAAAGGGAAAGCTAAAAGATCTTTAAGAAAAGGAAACTTTTTGCCTTGCTCTCATTGCAGCAGAACCAACCATGTTGAGAAAGATTGTTGGTACAAAGGTAAACctctttttaattgtaatttctataataaacttggccacagtGAGAAGTATTGTAGAGCCAAGAAAAAACAATCTCAGCAGCAAACACAACAACATGCAAATGTGattgaagaagacaaaaaagatGATGAGCATTTATTTATGGCATCACAAGCACTCAGTTCTCATGAACTAAATACTTGGCTCATTGATAGTGGCTGCACCAGTCACAACCAAACATCTATCAATTTTAACCCCCATTGACAGATCAATTCAACCAAAGGTCAAGTTGGGAAATGGTGAAGTTGTGCAGGCCAAAGGAAAATGGACGATTGCTATCAGCACCAAGAGAAGTACAAAAATTGTCACTAATGTTCTTTACATTCCAGAACTAGATCAAAATCTTCTTAGTGTTACACATGCTAAGAAATGGATATGCAAtctcttttaaagaaaaattttgctTTATCACTGGTGTACGTGGAACAGAGATagcaaaaattaaaatgaatggaAATAGCTTTTATTTGAAGCTTGATTTAGTTGAAGGTCATGTCTTTAGTGCCAAGATTGATGAGAGTGTTGTTTGGCACAAAAGATATGGTCATTTCAACTTGAAGTCATTGAAGTTCATGCAAGAAGCTGGTATGGTTGAAGACATGCCTGAAATCACAGTTAATGCTCAAACTTGTGAAAGTTGTGAGCTAGGGAAGCAACATCGCAAATCATTCCCTCAAAATATGTCCAAGAGAGCTACTCACAAGATGGAATTAGTTCATTAAGATATTTGTGGACCAATGAGCATAGCCTCATTGAGCAACAATGTTTATTTTGCactatttattgatgatttcagTAGAATGACttgggtttattttctaaataccAAATCACAAGTGCTCTCTGTGTTCAAAAGcttcaagaaaatggttgaaactcAAAGTGGCCAGAAGGTTAAGGTGCTCAGAATTGATAATGGAGGTGAATATACCTCAAAAGAGTTCAATGTTTTTTGTCAAGAAGTTGGAATTGTACACCAGCTAACAACTCCATACTCACCGCAGCAGAATGGAgtctttgagaggaagaataGAACGCTAATGGAGATGGCGAGGTGCATGCTATTCGAGAAGAAACTACCAAAGCTTCTATGGGCTGAAGCAGTTAGCACCTTAgtatatttgtttaataaacTACCGACTAAGTCTGTTCAGAGCAAAACACCAATAAAGGCATGGTCTGGTGTAAAACCATTTGTCAAGCACCTGAAAGTGTTTGGTTCATTATGTTACCTTCATGTGCCATCTATCAAGAGAGGTAAGCTTGATGAAAGAGCTGAGAAGGGTGCTTTTGTTGGGTATGCAGCAGAATCAAAAGGTTACAGAATTTATAGCTTGAGTAGAATGAAAATTGTGATAAGTAGAGATGTGCACTTTGATGAAAATTCCTACTGGAATTGGGACTTGAAGAAAGTCCATAAATGTGATCAAACCACTCCATCTATTCTTGAACCAGCAAAAGATCCACTTGATGTTGAAGCAACTTCACACACACCAGTGCTTAAGGTAAGGCCATTATCTAATGTGTATGAGAGGTGCAATCTTGTACATGCTGAGCCTACATGTTACACAGAAGCTGCAAGATTTCTAGAATGGATTGAGGCTATGAAAGCTGAAATTGATGTTATTGAAAGAAATGGAACTTGGAAGTTGATAGAATTACCTGAAGCTAAAAGACAATTGGTGTAAAATGGGTTTTCAGAACCAAATTCAATTCAGATGGTTCAATCTTCAAGCATAAGGCTAGATTGGTTGTGAAGGGTTTTGCTCAAGTTGCTAAAGTGGACTATGGTGATACATTTGCACCAGTAGCCAAACATGACACTATAAGGTTGTTACTTGCACTTGCTGGTcaaatggaatggaaagtgtACCATTTAGATGTCAAGTCAGCTTTTCTAAATGGTATACTTCTTAAAGAAATTTATGTTCAACAACCAGAAGGCTTTGAGGTTACTGGGCATGAACACAAAGTGTACAAGCTGCAAAAGGCTCTCTATGGTTTGAAGCAAGCACCTAGGGCCTGGTATAGAAGAATTGACTCTCAC is drawn from Vitis riparia cultivar Riparia Gloire de Montpellier isolate 1030 chromosome 18, EGFV_Vit.rip_1.0, whole genome shotgun sequence and contains these coding sequences:
- the LOC117905442 gene encoding uncharacterized protein LOC117905442 codes for the protein MSTFSSTSSVIPVLNGKHYYIWAVKMRFYLRSQGLWNVVMSETDPPPLGANPTVAQMKAYEEEKLKKDKAITCLHSGLANHIFTKIMDLETPKQVWDKLQGEFEGSDRVKIFRLLTLKREFELMKMKDNEPVKDYSSKLMDVVNQMRLLGEAFTDQKVVEKIMVSVPQKFEAKISAIEKSCELQSLTIAKLTNKLHAQEQRVLMRGDEATKGAFQANHKGKSSGNL